Proteins co-encoded in one Ooceraea biroi isolate clonal line C1 chromosome 9, Obir_v5.4, whole genome shotgun sequence genomic window:
- the LOC105284713 gene encoding ATP-dependent zinc metalloprotease YME1 homolog isoform X2, with product MVSLQSHNQVLYHLTQLTLAVTPRTTSVQIIRPDKSLQKNADDICRDSLEEAARNCTELPEISLNALSMLRLKEDKVCMMLDDIAVSILGKPLNETNKWRVSYLSGLSFTENKQGFSCSPLMEPIILPAIHLASKQQRKLLHTWHVKALRNHSHVPIRTFKSQRSIKMELEQNRPFMSRLKKWLGLSSNVQVNMQDLKKTDYDRLKQIFNSTETDEQKRMKLAFAEGYESGLLRQSRGQYFVLKIMQRLITLFIIISLILGISLYVSYPGGGVFKLSMGHRIEINPEDINVTFSDVKGVDEAKQELLNVVEFLKNPDKFSALGGKLPKGVLLVGPPGTGKTLLARAVAGEAGVPFFHVAGPEFDEILVGQGARRVRDLFRAAKEKAPCVVFIDEIDSVGAKRTNSVLHPYANQTINQLLSEMDGFRQNEGVIVLGATNRRKDLDKALMRPGRFDVEIYVNKPDYLGRKEILDLYLSRILTHDIDTVYLARCTTGFTGADIENMVNQAALRAAIDEADYVTMKHLEYARDKVLMGPEGKLKSRDEEVNRITAYHEAGHALVAFYTKDATPLHKVTIVPRGPSLGHTSFMHEKDVYYTTRAQLLATLDSMMGGRAAEELVYGTDKITTGASSDLMEATKIAETMVKNFGMSDKVGFRSISDGKEFFGNGITYAASTTEAIDYEVKRLLQESYERAKTILKTHAKEHKQLAEALLQYETLDAEDVAAIANGK from the exons ATGGTATCTCTTCAATCACATAATCAG GTACTATACCATCTAACACAGTTGACATTGGCTGTGACACCTAGAACTACCTCAGTTCAAATAATAAGACCAGATAAATCTCTACAAAAAAATGCGGACGATATTTGTCGGGACAGCCTCGAGGAG GCGGCGAGAAATTGTACTGAGCTGCCAGAGATAAGCTTAAATGCTTTGAGCATGTTGAGACTGAAGGAGGATAAGGTATGCATGATGCTGGATGACATAGCTGTTAGTATACTCGGGAAACCTCTAAACGAAACCAACAAATGGCGAGTATCTTACTTATCGGGTCTAAGCTTCACCGAGAACAAACAGGGCTTCTCGTGCTCGCCGTTGATGGAACCCATCATCTTACCTGCCATCCATCTCGCGTCTAAGCAGCAACGCAAACTGCTGCATACCTGGCATGTCAAGGCGCTGCGCAATCATAGTCATGTACCGATTCGTACGTTCAAGTCGCAACGTAGCATCAAAATGGAACTGGAGCAAAACCGTCCGTTCATGAGCAGACTGAAAAAGTGGCTGGGCTTGTCCTCGAATGTTCAAGTG AACATGCAGGACCTAAAGAAAACAGATTACGACAGACTGAAGCAGATCTTTAACAGTACGGAGACCGACGAGCAGAAGAGAATGAAACTCGCTTTCGCAGAGGGATACGAGTCTGGACTACTCCGGCAGTCGCGAGGCCAATACTTTGTGTTGAAGATCATGCAGAGATTGATaactctttttataattattagtcTGATCCTTGGCATATCGCTTTACG TTAGTTACCCCGGCGGAGGAGTATTCAAGCTGTCTATGGGCCACAGGATCGAAATCAATCCCGAGGACATCAACGTCACTTTTAGCGACGTTAAAGGG GTAGATGAGGCGAAACAGGAGCTTCTGAATGTGGTGGAATTCTTGAAGAATCCTGACAAATTTTCCGCTCTCGGCGGAAAATTGCCGAAGGGTGTTCTGCTGGTTGGTCCACCGGGAACGGGAAAGACGCTATTGGCGCGCGCGGTTGCCGGTGAAGCCGGTGTACCCTTCTTCCACGTGGCAGGTCCCGAGTTCGATGAGATTCTAGTCGGTCAGGGTGCTCGGCGCGTTCGGGACTTGTTCA GAGCGGCAAAGGAAAAAGCGCCGTGTGTAGTGTTCATCGATGAGATCGATTCCGTGGGCGCGAAGAGGACGAACTCGGTTCTCCATCCGTACGCGAATCAGACGATTAATCAGTTGCTCTCTGAGATGGACGG TTTTCGTCAGAACGAGGGAGTCATAGTCCTCGGCGCCACGAATAGACGCAAGGATCTCGATAAGGCACTGATGCGTCCCGGCCGCTTCGACGTTGAGATCTACGTTAACAAGCCCGATTATCTCGGCCGTAAGGAGATACTGGATCTCTACTTGTCCAGAATATTAACGCACGACATCGATACCGTCTACCTGGCTCGCTGCACTACGGGCTTCACTGGAGCTGATATTGAAAATATG GTAAACCAAGCTGCATTACGCGCGGCGATCGACGAGGCGGACTATGTGACCATGAAGCACCTGGAATACGCTAGGGATAAGGTGTTGATGGGTCCCGAGGGGAAGCTCAAGTCGCGCGACGAAGAAGTCAATCGTATCACGGCGTACCACGAAGCGGGACACGCTCTCGTAGCGTTTTACACGAAGGATGCCACGCCGCTTCATAAAGTTACCATCGTGCCACGAGGACCGTCGTTAGGCCAC acTTCTTTCATGCACGAGAAAGACGTTTATTATACCACGCGAGCGCAGCTGTTAGCCACTTTGGATTCCATGATGGGCGGTAGAGCCGCGGAGGAGTTAGTTTATGGGACAGACAAAATAACAACAGGAGCATCGTCCGATCTAATG GAAGCAACGAAGATAGCAGAAACGATGGTGAAGAATTTCGGGATGTCGGACAAGGTGGGATTTAGGTCGATATCGGACGGTAAGGAGTTTTTCGGAAATGGCATTACGTACGCGGCAAGCACGACCGAGGCCATCGACTATGAAGTAAAGCGGCTTCTTCAG GAATCGTATGAACGCGCGAAAACGATTTTAAAAACGCACGCGAAGGAACACAAGCAGCTAGCAGAAGCCCTATTGCAGTACGAGACATTGGATGCGGAAGATGTGGCTGCCATAGCAAACGGTAAATA A
- the LOC105284713 gene encoding ATP-dependent zinc metalloprotease YME1 homolog isoform X1 → MVSLQSHNQVLYHLTQLTLAVTPRTTSVQIIRPDKSLQKNADDICRDSLEEAARNCTELPEISLNALSMLRLKEDKVCMMLDDIAVSILGKPLNETNKWRVSYLSGLSFTENKQGFSCSPLMEPIILPAIHLASKQQRKLLHTWHVKALRNHSHVPIRTFKSQRSIKMELEQNRPFMSRLKKWLGLSSNVQVNMQDLKKTDYDRLKQIFNSTETDEQKRMKLAFAEGYESGLLRQSRGQYFVLKIMQRLITLFIIISLILGISLYVSYPGGGVFKLSMGHRIEINPEDINVTFSDVKGVDEAKQELLNVVEFLKNPDKFSALGGKLPKGVLLVGPPGTGKTLLARAVAGEAGVPFFHVAGPEFDEILVGQGARRVRDLFRAAKEKAPCVVFIDEIDSVGAKRTNSVLHPYANQTINQLLSEMDGFRQNEGVIVLGATNRRKDLDKALMRPGRFDVEIYVNKPDYLGRKEILDLYLSRILTHDIDTVYLARCTTGFTGADIENMVNQAALRAAIDEADYVTMKHLEYARDKVLMGPEGKLKSRDEEVNRITAYHEAGHALVAFYTKDATPLHKVTIVPRGPSLGHTSFMHEKDVYYTTRAQLLATLDSMMGGRAAEELVYGTDKITTGASSDLMEATKIAETMVKNFGMSDKVGFRSISDGKEFFGNGITYAASTTEAIDYEVKRLLQESYERAKTILKTHAKEHKQLAEALLQYETLDAEDVAAIANDTGLSKRDFTGDSKRLTKES, encoded by the exons ATGGTATCTCTTCAATCACATAATCAG GTACTATACCATCTAACACAGTTGACATTGGCTGTGACACCTAGAACTACCTCAGTTCAAATAATAAGACCAGATAAATCTCTACAAAAAAATGCGGACGATATTTGTCGGGACAGCCTCGAGGAG GCGGCGAGAAATTGTACTGAGCTGCCAGAGATAAGCTTAAATGCTTTGAGCATGTTGAGACTGAAGGAGGATAAGGTATGCATGATGCTGGATGACATAGCTGTTAGTATACTCGGGAAACCTCTAAACGAAACCAACAAATGGCGAGTATCTTACTTATCGGGTCTAAGCTTCACCGAGAACAAACAGGGCTTCTCGTGCTCGCCGTTGATGGAACCCATCATCTTACCTGCCATCCATCTCGCGTCTAAGCAGCAACGCAAACTGCTGCATACCTGGCATGTCAAGGCGCTGCGCAATCATAGTCATGTACCGATTCGTACGTTCAAGTCGCAACGTAGCATCAAAATGGAACTGGAGCAAAACCGTCCGTTCATGAGCAGACTGAAAAAGTGGCTGGGCTTGTCCTCGAATGTTCAAGTG AACATGCAGGACCTAAAGAAAACAGATTACGACAGACTGAAGCAGATCTTTAACAGTACGGAGACCGACGAGCAGAAGAGAATGAAACTCGCTTTCGCAGAGGGATACGAGTCTGGACTACTCCGGCAGTCGCGAGGCCAATACTTTGTGTTGAAGATCATGCAGAGATTGATaactctttttataattattagtcTGATCCTTGGCATATCGCTTTACG TTAGTTACCCCGGCGGAGGAGTATTCAAGCTGTCTATGGGCCACAGGATCGAAATCAATCCCGAGGACATCAACGTCACTTTTAGCGACGTTAAAGGG GTAGATGAGGCGAAACAGGAGCTTCTGAATGTGGTGGAATTCTTGAAGAATCCTGACAAATTTTCCGCTCTCGGCGGAAAATTGCCGAAGGGTGTTCTGCTGGTTGGTCCACCGGGAACGGGAAAGACGCTATTGGCGCGCGCGGTTGCCGGTGAAGCCGGTGTACCCTTCTTCCACGTGGCAGGTCCCGAGTTCGATGAGATTCTAGTCGGTCAGGGTGCTCGGCGCGTTCGGGACTTGTTCA GAGCGGCAAAGGAAAAAGCGCCGTGTGTAGTGTTCATCGATGAGATCGATTCCGTGGGCGCGAAGAGGACGAACTCGGTTCTCCATCCGTACGCGAATCAGACGATTAATCAGTTGCTCTCTGAGATGGACGG TTTTCGTCAGAACGAGGGAGTCATAGTCCTCGGCGCCACGAATAGACGCAAGGATCTCGATAAGGCACTGATGCGTCCCGGCCGCTTCGACGTTGAGATCTACGTTAACAAGCCCGATTATCTCGGCCGTAAGGAGATACTGGATCTCTACTTGTCCAGAATATTAACGCACGACATCGATACCGTCTACCTGGCTCGCTGCACTACGGGCTTCACTGGAGCTGATATTGAAAATATG GTAAACCAAGCTGCATTACGCGCGGCGATCGACGAGGCGGACTATGTGACCATGAAGCACCTGGAATACGCTAGGGATAAGGTGTTGATGGGTCCCGAGGGGAAGCTCAAGTCGCGCGACGAAGAAGTCAATCGTATCACGGCGTACCACGAAGCGGGACACGCTCTCGTAGCGTTTTACACGAAGGATGCCACGCCGCTTCATAAAGTTACCATCGTGCCACGAGGACCGTCGTTAGGCCAC acTTCTTTCATGCACGAGAAAGACGTTTATTATACCACGCGAGCGCAGCTGTTAGCCACTTTGGATTCCATGATGGGCGGTAGAGCCGCGGAGGAGTTAGTTTATGGGACAGACAAAATAACAACAGGAGCATCGTCCGATCTAATG GAAGCAACGAAGATAGCAGAAACGATGGTGAAGAATTTCGGGATGTCGGACAAGGTGGGATTTAGGTCGATATCGGACGGTAAGGAGTTTTTCGGAAATGGCATTACGTACGCGGCAAGCACGACCGAGGCCATCGACTATGAAGTAAAGCGGCTTCTTCAG GAATCGTATGAACGCGCGAAAACGATTTTAAAAACGCACGCGAAGGAACACAAGCAGCTAGCAGAAGCCCTATTGCAGTACGAGACATTGGATGCGGAAGATGTGGCTGCCATAGCAAACG ACACGGGATTGAGTAAACGAGACTTTACTGGCGACTCGAAGAGATTGACGAAAGAATCGTAA